From Harpia harpyja isolate bHarHar1 chromosome 19, bHarHar1 primary haplotype, whole genome shotgun sequence, one genomic window encodes:
- the LOC128154222 gene encoding sperm-associated antigen 4 protein-like, which produces MRSKGLMEELTCESAAEWKMQRHLCALLAEQNQKMQLLLEEVAQLRAEISSAKKRSQEGQEVNQAASKTALEVYVEMSDWALKSSGATIDMQRTSETYNCKENWGCRVLWFFRPANPPDTILQPDLSPGDCWPLQGPQGQVVIRLPARVHLTAVTMQHIYKEVSPSGTVTSAPRDVAVFGVDADGEEETLLGTFTYNMEKEATQTFPLKSQLHTRPLHPSNGFVPWRNGRLAAKAVGQHRRSILWPAGRLDSVLSSQHSMPLLSRCSHACREESRQSRQRELGGLACRLPPA; this is translated from the exons ATGCGGTCCAAGGGACTGATGGAG gagcTGACGTGTGAGTCTGCAGCAGAATGGAAGATGCAGCG GCACTTGTGCGCTTTGTTGgcggagcaaaaccagaagatgcagcTTCTTCTGGAGGAGGTGGCTCAACTGAGGGCGGAGATCAGCAGTGCCAAGAAG CGTTCCCAGGAAGGTCAGGAAGTGAACCAGGCAGCGTCCAAGACGGCTTTGGAAGTCTATGTCGAGATGTCTGACTGGGCCCTGAAAAGCTCTG GTGCCACCATCGACATGCAGAGAACTTCTGAGACCTACAACTGCAAAGAGAATTGGGGCTGCAGGGTTTTATGGTTCTTTCGCCCTGCCAACCCTCCTGATACTATCTTGCAG CCGGATCTTTCCCCAGGAGACTGCTGGCCTTTACAAGGGCCTCAGGGCCAGGTGGTCATCAGGTTGCCAGCACGAGTCCACCTGACCGCCGTCACGATGCAGCACATCTACAAAGAGGTCTCTCCATCTGGGACCGTCACCAGCGCGCCCAGAGACGTTGCTGTCTTT GGAGTGGATGCGGACGGAGAAGAGGAAACTCTCCTTGGGACGTTCACGTACAACATGGAAAAAGAGGCCACTCAGACCTTCCCTCTGAAG agccagctgcacacgCGGCCACTCCACCCAAGCAACGGCTTTGTGCCGTGGAGAAATGGACGCCTGGCGGCGAAAGCCGTCGGGCAGCACCGCCGCTCCATCCTGTGGCCTGCTGGCAGGCTGGACAgtgtcctctcctcccagcatagCATGCCCCTTCTCTCCCGGTGCTCTCACGCCTGCCgggaggaaagcaggcagagcagacagcggGAGCTTGGTGGCCTTGCATGCCGGCTGCCCCCTGCATAG